In Zea mays cultivar B73 chromosome 7, Zm-B73-REFERENCE-NAM-5.0, whole genome shotgun sequence, the following proteins share a genomic window:
- the LOC100193739 gene encoding CCR4-NOT transcription complex subunit 7: MATPAAEKPEDVEIREVWADNLETEFAVIRDIVDDYPYVAMDTEFPGVVCRPLGTYKSAAEFNYATLKANVDMLKLIQLGLTLSDEHGGLPALGPDGRPCVWQFNFRGFDPRTDVAAADSIDLLRRSGIDFSRHAADGVDSRCFAELLMSSGVVLNSDVHWVTFHSGYDFGYLLKLLTGTNLPDTLPGFFDLIKIYFPVIYDIKHLMRFSNSLHGGLNKLAELLDVARVGICHQAGSDSLLTALSFKKLKEAYFNGLTEKYAGVLYGLGFEGVETTSAH, encoded by the coding sequence ATGGCGACACCTGCCGCAGAGAAGCCGGAAGATGTAGAGATCCGTGAGGTTTGGGCGGACAACCTCGAGACAGAGTTCGCCGTGATCCGCGACATCGTCGACGACTATCCGTATGTGGCTATGGACACTGAGTTTCCGGGCGTTGTGTGTCGTCCGCTCGGCACTTACAAGTCGGCGGCCGAGTTCAACTACGCCACTCTTAAAGCTAACGTGGACATGCTGAAGCTTATTCAGCTCGGGCTCACCTTGTCCGACGAGCATGGTGGGCTGCCGGCGCTAGGCCCAGACGGTCGTCCCTGCGTCTGGCAGTTCAACTTTCGAGGATTTGACCCTCGGACTGATGTGGCTGCAGCGGACTCCATCGATCTTCTACGCCGTAGTGGTATTGACTTCTCTCGCCATGCTGCTGATGGAGTCGACTCTCGCTGCTTTGCTGAACTGCTCATGTCCTCCGGCGTAGTATTGAATTCAGATGTGCATTGGGTGACTTTTCATAGCGGCTACGACTTTGGCTACCTGCTCAAGCTACTCACTGGCACAAATCTCCCTGATACGCTGCCAGGATTCTTCGATCTCATCAAGATTTACTTTCCTGTTATCTACGATATAAAACACTTGATGAGGTTCTCCAATAGCCTCCATGGAGGGCTGAACAAGCTTGCTGAGCTGCTTGATGTTGCAAGGGTTGGAATCTGCCACCAGGCAGGGTCTGATTCGCTTCTGACAGCACTGTCTTTCAAGAAGCTTAAAGAGGCATACTTCAACGGATTAACTGAGAAATATGCTGGTGTGTTGTATGGGCTTGGCTTTGAGGGTGTAGAGACCACCTCTGCTCACTGA